The genomic DNA GGGCAAATCGAGGCAAAACTAAGGACCCTATTAACCACGAGAGCAAAATGTAATCTGATATAACTTCGCAAAAACTGTAACTCATTACGAAAAAAACGATCTATCCTCCGCTGCCCTGCTTCCAGGGCAGTTGTTCAGAGGTTCCTTAGAAGTATTCCAAGCCATAAATCATCCGCTACCCGCAGAGTGGGTACTGTGAGAAAGCCCAGTCGAAGGGGTCAGGCTCATGTTTCGATCGAACCTGATGCACCAGACTTTGAATTCGGTCGGGCTTGCGAATCCCGCAGCGCAGGAAAGACCGAATCCAAATCAATTTATACACGGCAAAGCCTTTTCGAATTTCCCCGCCAGAGGCGGTGGCTTAGCTGTTGGAGTCAGCGAGCGAAAGCCGCACCAAGCAAAGCCGAAGTCCGATAGCACTGAGACGCGGTCTTGACGCTTAATGCCTTGACGCTAAGATGAGCTTTGCGGTACTTTTGCGACAAAACGTAATGGTATTGGCACAATACTGAAAGAGACCCACGAATCTAAATTAGTACGTGTCTTCTCGATCACCCGATCTAATTGAGTTAACCATGATCATCGCCCTACTCATCTTGCATGGACTTCTCGCCGTCGCCTTGCTCGGCGCGATCACGCACCAGACCATCGGCGTTTGGGCGCCGGCGCACGGCCATTCGGCATCTTTCGTCGGACGCATGCGCTCGGTGTCGGCGGGATCTTATGTCAATGCGATCATTATTCTCTATCTGCTCACGATGAGTTTAGGCTCGATCATCTATCCGAGCTACCGGCTCAATGTCAGAATCGTCCTCGAACAAATGCAGCTGTTCAAGCAAAACGGCGCCTTCGAACTGAAAGAACATCTGGTCGCCATCGGCATGGGTATGCTGCCGGCCTACTGGTACTTTTGGCGACAACCGCTCGCCCGCGAGCACGCCCGCGCGCGCGCCGTTGTCACATTGATTTTAGCTTTCGTGGTTTGGTGGGGTTTTCTGGTCGGCCACGTGCTCAACAACATCCGGGGATTTGAATGAACAGCTCGCGCCTATCTTCTTTCATGTTCGTCTTCTCGATAGCCTACGCAGTGATCTACTTACTCGCGGTGGAAAATAACTGGGCGCTGTTCACCTATCATCCCGCGCTCGAAGCTTTCGGCGCGCTGGTGCAAAAACCCATCGACGGCGGACCGGCGATGTACTGGTATGGCTGGCTCGCGACCTCGGCCCTCGGCGCTTTCGCCGTCGCCGCCCTCGCCTGCGTCATACCGGCGATATTCAGCGCACGCATTTGGTCGAGCTTGGCCTGGGCGGTGCCTCTGGCGGCGATGTTCGCCTTCGTCTATATTCTGCGGGGGTACTTTACTAAATAGTGTTGGCGCGCACCGACGCACTGGAAGAATTGTCACGGAGCTTCAATGAAATCACCGGCAAATTATTTTACTGTCTCATTCGCGATCGCGCTCGTCTTCACTCTGTTAACCTCCACGCCCGTCTGGCCCGGCGGCAGCGACGACGAAGCGCCCGACGCCCATCAGGACCATGGCCCAAATTATTTCGGCTTCGTCAAAGACACCACCGGCAAAGCTGTCCCCGACGCCAAGGTCACCGCCGAGATCAAAGGCAAAGGCTCGGTGATCGCCCGCACCAACGCCGCGGGTGCTTATAAACTCCCCGGCTTCGGTAAAGAGATCCAGCCGGCAAACGTATTAATCTCCTGCGCCAAAGACGGCTATAAGCAAGCCCGCGTCCTGACCCGCACACCGCTCAATAAAAAACCGCTCATCGCCGTCGAGATCGAATGCACTCTGCAAAAGGTCGGAACAAAGTAGCAGCGGCCTGACATGCAACTCTCCGCCGTCATTCCCGCGCAGGCGGGAATCCAGGTTCTTTTCACCATCACTTGTAGATTTGTAGTCGCACTTCTAGCAATCATCGTTAATACCGATCCACCGGCCAGCGCAGCCCAACCCATCTTTCTGCGCTACTGCCAAGCCTACTCCGCGGCGCGCAGTATATTCTCCCTGCCGGTGACGATCGCCGAAGGGCAACATTTTTTTCAACGCCAAGGACTGAATTTCAAAATCGTCGTGCCGATTCCCGGCGGCTCGGACAAAATGATCGACGCCCTACATGACGACAGTTGCGATATCACCCACGTCGCCGCGCCGTTTTTGATTCGCGCCGCGCTCAATGGCTCCGACGCCGTCGCCGTCGCCGGAGAATTTACCAATCCGATTTATAGCCTGGTGGTCAAACCCGAGATCAAAAACTACGATGACCTGAAAAACAAAATGATCGGTCTCGCCGACGAGGCCGGCACGATCACGATTTCGACGCGCAAGCTGCTGGCGCTGAACGGCGTACGTGATGGCGACTTCAAAGTGAAGATCATTGAAGGCACGCCGGCGCGCTGGAGCTGTCTCAAGCGCGGCGAGTGCGACGCCGTGCCGCTCGGCCAGCCGCAAGATTTGCTCGCGCAAAAAGAAGGCTTCCGCGTCCTCGGCATTTCCAACGACGCGGTGCCCGACTTTCTCTACACCGTCACCGCGGCGCGCAAGTCCTGGGCCGAAAAACATCCCGACGCCATCGTCCGCTACATTCGCGCCTTGGGCGCCGCGTTTAAATTCATCCGCGATCCGCGCAACCGCAACACGGTGGTTCAAACCATCGTTAAATCCACCGACACCGCGGCCGACATCGCGCAACAAACGCTGGCGCTGTTCTTCGAGCCCGAACGCCACGTCATGTCTATGCGCGGCGAGATCAATCTCAAAGGCATGACCCAAGTGATCGCCTTCATGGGCGAAGCGGGCTTGCTCAAGGAACCGTTGCCGTCCGCCGAACGCTTTATCGATCTCAAGTATTTGCAGATGGCCGGCGTTAAATAGTTCGCACCAGCGCAGCGTGGAGCCCAAACATATTACCGTTCGATGAGTTTTTAACAGCCAATATCAAAGCGGCGACGGAGGTAACTTGTGAGAAAAATGATTTGGGTTCTGCTTTCCGTTTGGATTTTCTTACCGTCGGCCCAAGCGGCGGATAAAATCAGAATCGGCTTTCCCGATCTCGCCGCGCAGTTCTTGCCTTTGCCATTGGGTGAGGTGAAAGGTTTTTTTCAAGAAGAAGGGCTGCAAGCGGAGTTCATCCGCATTCGCCCGGCGATTTCGCCGGCGGCGCTCGTTTCAGGCGAGATCGATTACGATGCGGTGATCGGCAACGGCATCGCTGCGGCGATTCGCGGACTACCGGTTAAAATTGTCGCCGCTTTCGTGCCCGCCGCGCCGATGGCGCTGATCGCCCGGCCTGAGTTCAAAACAGTGGCGGAGCTGCGCGGTAAGGCGATCGGTCTCAACACCTATGGCGGAACACTCGAGTCCATCGCCCGGCTAATGTTTAAGCACTTCGGTCTCGACCCCGACAAGGACGCGAAGTTTCTGCCCACCGGAACGCTCTATTCCCGCTTCGCCGCGATGAAGCAAGGCCTGACCGCGGCGACCTTGGGCTCGCCGCCGATCGATTTTCTCGGCAAGAAGTTGGCCTTCATCGTGATCGCACGCGCCCAAGAACTGTTTAATTTCCCCGCCAGCGGTTTGGTCGCCTCGGTAAAAAAAATCAAGGAGAAGCCGGATGAAGTTAAGCGCGTGATCAAAGCCGGCATCAAGGCCACCCGCTACATCCATCGGGAACGCGAAGGAACGATCCAAGTCATGATGACATGGCTCAAAATCGATAAAGATCTCGCGGCGGTGACTTATGACAGCGTGGTTAAATCGTACAACGACGACGGCGGCATCCCCGAAAGCGGTCTGCGGCTCGGCATCGACGAAGCTAAACGCGTCGGCAAACTCGACCGTGAGATTTCTTTCACCGACGTGGCCGACCTGACGATGCTTAGAGAGGCGCAAAGAGATCTCGCTGGCAAAGCGAAATAATTAGCGCCAGGCTGGCAGCGACAATTCCATCGAAGCCTGAAGCATGCAATGGGCGGATCGCCGCTCGAAGTCAAAAAGCACCACCCCATGTTCCCCTATCGCGACGAAAACCAAACTCAGCGCTGGGCCATCGTCACCGCGGCGATCATCGCGCTCAATATCTATGTCTGGATCACGGTTCAGGGCGCCGGCCGCGCCTACCCTCTAGCCAAGTCGGTGTGCGAGCTTGGCCTGATTCCCGGCGAACTCACCGCAACGCTGCCAGTCGGCTCACGCTTCCCCATGGGCCAAGGACTGCTCTGTCTCACCGATCCTGGACGGCAGGTCTCTCACTTGATCACGTCGATGTTTCTGCACGGCGGCTGGATGCATCTCTTGGGCAACATGTGGTTCCTCTGGCTCTTCGGCAACAACATCGAAGACTCCATGGGCCGGCTGCGCTTTATTTGTTTTTATTTATTGACCGGCCTCGCCGCGGCTTTTGGCCAAGTCGTGGCGAATCCAAATTCAATAATTCCCATGGTCGGCGCGTCGGGTGCGATCAGCGGCGTCATGGGCGCTTATTTAATTCTCTATCCGCGCGTCAAAGTTTACGTGATGGTGCCGATTTTTATATTTTTCACGTCGATCGCGTTGCCCGCCTGGATGATGCTCGGCTACTGGTTTTTTCTCCAGCTCGCCAGCGGCCTATGGTCGCAAGACGACATGGGCGGGGTCGCTTTCTGGGCCCATGTCGGCGGCTTCGTCGCCGGCGTGGTGCTGATAAAATTTTTCGTCCGCGACGAATACATCCATGTGCGCCGCTCCGCTCATTGGCGGCCACGGCGGCTCTAGCGCGATTAGTGATCGTGTTCGTGGACGTGTCGGCAAATTCGCCGAGTAGATCCCGTAGGATGAGGTGAGTCCGCGAACCGCATCGTAGAAGTGCGACTTATCACTGATGCGGTTCCCTTCGGTCACCGCATCCTACCGACTCTTTCCCTCCAAACTTGGCGCCTTTGCGAGAAACGTCCCGAAACCGCTCGGTGCGCGAAGCGCATCCTACGAGCTCGTGATCGTGTTCGCAAATTCGTCGAGCGGATTACGGTCATTCCCGCAGCGACGGAAATCCAAGCGTTCTGCGTAGGGGCGGGTCGCGACCCACCCTCCCCGCCTACTTCTTATAAATCTTCTCGATGAAACCGCTCTTATCCAACTCGCGCACGATGCTTTCGTCGACCATGTCTTCGAAGCGCAGCTGGGCGCCGGGTTTGCGCGCGGTCGCCAACGCTTCTTTGATTTGCACTTCCACCCCAGGCCGGGTCACCAGTGGCACGGCGTCGTAAAGCTTCGCGCTGGCGCTGTAGGCCGCTTCTAAATAATCCTCGTTGGTCGTGCGCGCGTATTTAGACATGATCTTCTTGCTCTCGTCTTTGCGGTTTTTGACGAAGTGCACCGCCTCGATATGCGCCATGAGGACCCGCTTGACGGTCTCTCGGTTCTTCTGCAATTAAGTTTTGGTCGTCGCCGCGCAAATATAGGGGAACTCGAAGCGTTGTTTGAACTCCGCGGTGGCGATAAGAATTCTGAACGGCATGCCTTTGGTCAGATGCACCACTCCCGGCGGCGATGGAAATCCAGCAATGCGCCCGGCGCGAAAGGCCGCCGCCCGTTCCGATGAGCCGCCAACCTGCATGATCGGCACCTGCTTGTCCGGTTCCAAATTCAAGCCGCGCAACAGCGCCCGTGCCGCCACGTCCGAGGCGCTGCCGAGACGGCTGATGCCGATGCTTTTGCCCTTGAGTTCTTCCGCCGATTTGATCGACTCGTGAACGACCAACTCATAGGGCAAGGAATTGAGATAGCAGGCGACAATCGCGATCTGCGCGCCGGCCAACACCGCGCTGGCCACCGCGCCGCCCGACACGTTGGCGAGGTGCATGTCGCCGGCCAACAGACTGCTAACGCTGGTGGTCGTGCTGGGAATGTAAAGCAGATCGCTATCGACGCCGTATTTTTTATAAATCCCCAGCTCTTGGGGAATGAACCACACCGCATTGCTGGTCTCCAAGGCGCTGTGCGACAGGCGAATCTTCTCCTGCGCCGACACTTGGCCCACAAGAATCGTCGCCACGTACAACAGTGCGCCGCAAAGATTGACCCGCTTCAATGCATCCATACGACCTCCCCCTTAACGCGCAAAGAAAAGTCTTTAGCAGGGTGCTGAAAAACGCCTCCGAGTCCTTCGACGGGCTCAGGACGAACGGAACAGGAATTAAGATCATTGAGAAAAATCCGTTCATGCTGAGCTTGTCGAAGCATGTTCCGCTTTCTTCAGCACCTGCTAGCGCCAAGCCGCGTCGGCGGGAATTACATTCTTGCCAAAACGCCGCTCCGGCGCCGCCGCGAGCCAGGGCTGGGTTTTCTCGGCGTAGAATTTGAAGTGCGGCGTTTCGCGGTGCGCCGCCAGCGCCGCTTCATCTTTGTAAACTTCATAGAAGTAAAAACGATTGCCATCGTCGCGGTCCTGAATCACATCGAAGCGCAAACAGCCCGGCTCGTCTTTCTCGGAATGCTCCGCGTCGTGGCGGACCACGTCCAAGAATTCCGCCGCGTGTTCCGGCTTCACTTGAATCGTCACGTGCAGTATCACCATAGCAGCATCTCCTTACTCCTTACTCCTTACTCCTTACTCCTTACGCTCTTTTATTTAGCGGCGGTCGAAACGTCGCGAAGACCTTATCCGAATTGGTAATCCACGATTCCAAAAACACCGCCTGATCCGGCTTGCGTTTGAGTTCAGCCATGGCGCCGGCCAGACAAAACCAATTGATCAGTTCGTGGTGGCCGCGATCTTCCGCTTCGGCCAATTTAGTATTTTGCCAAGTCTCCCACTCGCCGGCGCATAGCGCCTGGTAGTAGCGCCGGTCCGACTCGACGTCGGGATACATGCGGCCATGTTTGGCGGTGAGAAAAGAATGGGACCAACTCGACGACGCGATCAACGCCACGCGCCAAGGCGAATCGACGAACGCCCGTGCCGTCGCCGCGCCGATCTGAAAACAGCGCCACGGCTGCGGCCCCGGCGGATCTTCGCGGCCGGCGAAACTCGCCGCCATGGACGGCGTCGGCGGCACACCGCCGCTGGCGGTGAGATAACGGCCGTAAGCGTTGGTCGTAAACGGCACCAGCGGATAGGGAAACCCTTGGCGGTCCCAGTCGAGAAATAAAACTGAATTGGCAAAGGCGTGACCGAGAGTCAGGTGCAGCGGCTTGTAAGCGTAAGCGATGTCGAAGCCGGCATCGAGCAAGAACGCCGCGAGATGTTTGCCGCCCTGGCGATGACCGCGCACCGAGAAAACTTTTTCCTTCGGTTCGTGCCACGAATTGACGCCGCGCTGATGGTCGCGCCAGGGAAAGAATTCGACCTGATCGTAGGCGAGCACCGAAAACGGCGGCACGCAGTCGTCGCGAAAGTTCTCGAACTGATCGTCGCCCCAGATGACGCAGAAGTCGGGTTGAAACTCATCGAGAGCGCGGCGCGCCATGCGAAAGCCGTCGATCATCTCTTGGCGGTGCGCGTTGGAATGAGCCAAGCCGTCATCGTTACTCCACTGCCGGCGCATTGGCTCGGGCCAATTGTCGATGGAACGCAAACGCTCCGGCAGCGCCGGATCGGCCAGACACATTTTGATGCGCCGGCAAAGATTGCCTTCAGCCGTCAGCCCAGGATAATGCGTCACGCCGAGCCCAAGTATTTCGCCCATGGTTCTCTCCGGGTTATCGTCAGCTGCCCTTTGCTACATGACCCAGCAAAAATTGTCCAGTTTCATTTCAGCGAACACGAGCACGAGCTCGAACACGATAAATTCACTAGCCTGCGGCGAAATTTTGCGATAATGCTGCCGTTAAGCAAATCATTTTTGCAATCCTAACATACGGAGGCAATCATGCTCGATCCCATCGAAGCGCTCAAAGAAAAAATCGTTATGGTGTGCAAAGTTTTGCAGCACCAAGGACTGGTCGACGGCTACGGCCACGTCACCGCGCGCCTGGCCGACGGCCGCATTCTCAGCACACCGCATATGCCGCCGGGAAAAGTCGCCCTGCGCGATTTGATCGTCATCGACCAAGACGGCAACAAACTCGAAGGCTTCGGCGAGCCCAACGGCGAGACCGCCATGCACACGTCGATCTACAAGGCCCGGCCCGACGTCCAGTGCATTTTGCATTACCACGCCGATGAAGTCGTCGCGATCAGCGTCGCCACCCAGGGAATCAAAGTCGTCGCCAACTGCGGCGTCCCTTTTCATCGCGGCACGCCGATCTACGACTCGCCGCTATTGATTCGTAATGCCGGACTCGGTGACAAAGTCGCCGCCACCCTGGGCGATAAAAATGCCGTCCTGCTGCGCGGCCACGGCGCCACAATCGTGGCCCACGACCTCGACACATTGCTGCGCTTGGGCATCGATCTGGTGCGCACCGCGCGCATCCAGATCATGACCGCGTCGCTTGGCCCGGTTAAAACCCACACGCCGGAGGAATGCCAGCAAATGGCTAGAGGCCACGAACTGGCCAACGCCAACCGGCGCTTCATCGACTTCTATGTTTCCGAAGTGGTCGACTAACGATCGCGCCAGTGCAAGTTCATGTTCGCCAAGGGCGCGATATCGACGGCTGATAGTGTCATCGAACTAGTGTCTGTGCAGAAGTTAACTGAAAAGATATTAGCCTGGTTTTGGACGTCCCCCCTTTGAAAAAGGGGGGCAAGGGGGGATTTTCTTATGCGCAGAGCTTCAAATCCCCCTCATTCCCCCTTTTTCAAAGGGGGAGGTTCGGAATTCTATAGCGAACGTATCGCGGCACTGGGCCACTAGCGAAATGTTTTCAAATCTTTGAACGTTAGCCCGGAAAGCTTCTCGATGTTTGCCAGCGTGGTTTCCGTCACGGTGGCCGGCGTGGCGAAATCGGCTTCGAGGGTTCCGGCTTCGGCGATGTCGTCGGATTGATCGAGGAGAAAGCAGCGTTTGCGCCGCTTGCCCGCTTCGATCCAGGCGATGATGTACCAAAAGCGATTGGGCAGTCGAATCCCGGTGCCCACCGCCGCCGTCGAGCGCGGCCCGCGCAGCGAGTCGTAAAGCGGATCGGCTTTGTTGAACACCGGTCCGATAAACGCCGAGATCGCCAACTTCCCCGTCGTAGCCATGTTGATAATCTGCCGTTCGAGCTTGGCCCACTCGCGATTGCCGTTGAAAGCGCCGATCTGCGGGCAGACGTTGGTCAAGGTGAAACTATGGCGATCGGCGATGGCCGCGTCCTCGCCCCAGTAAATCAAATCCCGCGCCGCCATATGGCCGCGCTGCACTTCCGAACTAAAAATCGTGTCGTCCGGTTGGTGGTCTTCGGCGATGCGCGGATCGTAGGACCAAGTCGGACGAGGCGGCATCCCCGCCGTCGGTTTCTTGGCGCCGTCGATGTTCACCGCGGCGTACACCGGCAAGCGCCGCGCCGCGTGCATCACGGTGGTGAAATGATTGAAGGGCAAAACGAAGCGCGCGGGATCGTCGATGCGCCGGGCGATTTGCGCAAGCAAGGTGGCCGACGGCTGCGGCAAGCCGACCGCGTGGGCGGCGCCGAGAAAGTTTTCTTTGTATCCGGTAGCATTCTGAAAAATGCTCAGCGGCCGGCGCACAACCTCCAACGTATCGAAGCCGCCAACTTCGCGCGGACGCGTGACCGTCGTGGTCTGCGACACCGGCACCCAAAGCGGCCCTTGAATCACATCGGCGGCGGTTTCGTTGAGCGCCTCTTGCACGGCCAGCGCCGATGCCGCGTCGGAACTTTTCGACTTCGCCTTGGCGGCGATGGAGGCGATGATCTTGCTCACCCGTACGCCTTCGTTGGCGACGTAACGGATGCGACTTGCCGGTTCGTCCGCGCCTGCGACTTTGCCGTCCACCGTCACCACCTGAACTTTGCCGTTGACCTTCTTGGTCTGCGGCACGCCGCGGCGGTGCAGCGCGACCACGAACCACTGATCCGACAGCACCGGCGAACCGGACGACCCATGGTCGGTATCGGTCTCGTAGTACATGAAACTATTGTTGGCGTCGCGGTACTCCTCGTCGTAAACGTAGACGATGACTTTATTATTTCGCAACGCGATTTGTTTTTGCCGGCCGCGCGGATGTTGGATGATGGTCGCGTATTCGTCCCTGGTGATTTTGCCGATCTGGCGAAACAATCTTAGATAGCCGAAGTTCTCGATGGCCACGTTCTCCGTCGAATGATCGCGCACTCCGACAAAGCAGTAGTCGAGATTCCGATCGGCCACGTAAAGAATCTCCGGCGTCAGCGGAAACACCCGCGCGGGCTTTGGATAACCCTTGGCATCGTCTTCGGCGTCGAAGGTGACCGTCGCCGCTTTCGCCCAGCTCGCATCGCGCAGCACATGCCAATTGGTCAGGAGAATTCCCGGGGCGACGAGAAATCCGGTGGCGTAACCTTCACCGACGGAACCGCCGAGATTGACGCGAATCCGCCCCACCGGTTTGCACGCCAGCTGGCCGATTTCAAAATAGCGCACCGGCATCAAGTCATCGGCTTCCAGCACCTGCTCGAAGAACACCGAACTGTCCACCGCCATCAACTGGGTGCCCGTGAAACGC from Deltaproteobacteria bacterium includes the following:
- a CDS encoding carboxypeptidase regulatory-like domain-containing protein, with product MKSPANYFTVSFAIALVFTLLTSTPVWPGGSDDEAPDAHQDHGPNYFGFVKDTTGKAVPDAKVTAEIKGKGSVIARTNAAGAYKLPGFGKEIQPANVLISCAKDGYKQARVLTRTPLNKKPLIAVEIECTLQKVGTK
- a CDS encoding ABC transporter substrate-binding protein, giving the protein MQLSAVIPAQAGIQVLFTITCRFVVALLAIIVNTDPPASAAQPIFLRYCQAYSAARSIFSLPVTIAEGQHFFQRQGLNFKIVVPIPGGSDKMIDALHDDSCDITHVAAPFLIRAALNGSDAVAVAGEFTNPIYSLVVKPEIKNYDDLKNKMIGLADEAGTITISTRKLLALNGVRDGDFKVKIIEGTPARWSCLKRGECDAVPLGQPQDLLAQKEGFRVLGISNDAVPDFLYTVTAARKSWAEKHPDAIVRYIRALGAAFKFIRDPRNRNTVVQTIVKSTDTAADIAQQTLALFFEPERHVMSMRGEINLKGMTQVIAFMGEAGLLKEPLPSAERFIDLKYLQMAGVK
- a CDS encoding ABC transporter substrate-binding protein: MRKMIWVLLSVWIFLPSAQAADKIRIGFPDLAAQFLPLPLGEVKGFFQEEGLQAEFIRIRPAISPAALVSGEIDYDAVIGNGIAAAIRGLPVKIVAAFVPAAPMALIARPEFKTVAELRGKAIGLNTYGGTLESIARLMFKHFGLDPDKDAKFLPTGTLYSRFAAMKQGLTAATLGSPPIDFLGKKLAFIVIARAQELFNFPASGLVASVKKIKEKPDEVKRVIKAGIKATRYIHREREGTIQVMMTWLKIDKDLAAVTYDSVVKSYNDDGGIPESGLRLGIDEAKRVGKLDREISFTDVADLTMLREAQRDLAGKAK
- a CDS encoding rhomboid family intramembrane serine protease, with product MFPYRDENQTQRWAIVTAAIIALNIYVWITVQGAGRAYPLAKSVCELGLIPGELTATLPVGSRFPMGQGLLCLTDPGRQVSHLITSMFLHGGWMHLLGNMWFLWLFGNNIEDSMGRLRFICFYLLTGLAAAFGQVVANPNSIIPMVGASGAISGVMGAYLILYPRVKVYVMVPIFIFFTSIALPAWMMLGYWFFLQLASGLWSQDDMGGVAFWAHVGGFVAGVVLIKFFVRDEYIHVRRSAHWRPRRL
- a CDS encoding antibiotic biosynthesis monooxygenase gives rise to the protein MVILHVTIQVKPEHAAEFLDVVRHDAEHSEKDEPGCLRFDVIQDRDDGNRFYFYEVYKDEAALAAHRETPHFKFYAEKTQPWLAAAPERRFGKNVIPADAAWR
- a CDS encoding extradiol ring-cleavage dioxygenase, which codes for MGEILGLGVTHYPGLTAEGNLCRRIKMCLADPALPERLRSIDNWPEPMRRQWSNDDGLAHSNAHRQEMIDGFRMARRALDEFQPDFCVIWGDDQFENFRDDCVPPFSVLAYDQVEFFPWRDHQRGVNSWHEPKEKVFSVRGHRQGGKHLAAFLLDAGFDIAYAYKPLHLTLGHAFANSVLFLDWDRQGFPYPLVPFTTNAYGRYLTASGGVPPTPSMAASFAGREDPPGPQPWRCFQIGAATARAFVDSPWRVALIASSSWSHSFLTAKHGRMYPDVESDRRYYQALCAGEWETWQNTKLAEAEDRGHHELINWFCLAGAMAELKRKPDQAVFLESWITNSDKVFATFRPPLNKRA
- a CDS encoding class II aldolase/adducin family protein, coding for MLDPIEALKEKIVMVCKVLQHQGLVDGYGHVTARLADGRILSTPHMPPGKVALRDLIVIDQDGNKLEGFGEPNGETAMHTSIYKARPDVQCILHYHADEVVAISVATQGIKVVANCGVPFHRGTPIYDSPLLIRNAGLGDKVAATLGDKNAVLLRGHGATIVAHDLDTLLRLGIDLVRTARIQIMTASLGPVKTHTPEECQQMARGHELANANRRFIDFYVSEVVD